Below is a window of Candidatus Cloacimonadota bacterium DNA.
TATGTTAATAAACGGTTTAGAGTTTGTAATAATCCACCCATCAGAGGCTAAATATGGTAAATATCGCAAGGATTCCATAGGCTCAACAGAAAGGATCATATCGGCATCTCCCATAGTGATAAGATCGCTATGAATATCTTTATCAGATAAGCGCAGATGGCTTTGAACATCTCCACCCCGTTGACTCATGCCATGCACTTCGGCTTGTTTAAGTAGCCAGCCTCTCTGCAATGCTGCATGCCCTAATACGGTTGCGATAGTTAAGATGCCTTGACCACCTACTCCGGCAAGAATTATATCTTTTTTCATTTTTTAGCCTCCCTTTTATTCTTTTTCTTGAGAGTCTGCACACATTCTCGCCGAGGGATGATAACAGAAACGCCGTTATAGGCTATTTCTTCTTTGTAGATGCGAGTCATCTCCTCGTGGTTTTTTATAAAAGGGAAAAAGGTGCGGATGTGTTCTTTTTCTACTCCTAAACCCAAACAAATATCTTCCAAGCGACCAAAAGCAGTGTAATCCTGACCACCAGTCATACCAGTGGTGCTGTTATCAAGTATAATCACTACTACATTAGATTTATCGTAAACACAATCCATCAAACCGGTCATACCGCTGTGCGTAAAAGTACTATCGCCAATTACTGCAATAGCCGGAAACAAACCACTATCTGCAGCGCCTTTTGCCATTGTAATTGATGCACCCATATCAACACAGGAATTTATGGC
It encodes the following:
- a CDS encoding indolepyruvate oxidoreductase subunit beta, which translates into the protein MKKDIILAGVGGQGILTIATVLGHAALQRGWLLKQAEVHGMSQRGGDVQSHLRLSDKDIHSDLITMGDADMILSVEPMESLRYLPYLASDGWIITNSKPFINIPNYPEVELLYKSIRAVKNHLLFDADEIAKEVKAPRAMNIVVLGAAIKQLGFSVDEIGESIKSIFVRKGEAIVDANLRALQAGISHS